The genomic segment TGTCGTCCAGGTCATTGGCACGTTGTTGCAACTGCCCTTCGATGTTCTGAATTCCGACGACGTCGTGCGTACCGCCCACGAGAAAGCCCGTGGCCGCATCTTCGCCCACCTGGTCACCGGCCAATTGTTCGAGCACGAACTGCGGATAAGGGCGGTCTTCGTTCAACGCGCGAATCACGTAATCGCGATAGGGCCACGCGTTTGCGCGCGGCTTGTTCGTCTCGTAACCGTCGGTCTCACCGAAGCGGACCACGTCGAGCCAATGCCGGGCCCAACGCTCGCCATACTGCGGCGAGGCCAACAGCCGGTCGATCAATCGCTCGTAGGCGTAGGCCGCCGTGTCGGCCCGAAACGCGTCGAGTTCATCCGGCGTAGGAGGAAGCCCCACGAGATCGAACTTCGCACGTCGCAGCAGCGTGGCACGACCTGCCTCGGGCGCCGGTTCCAAACCCGCGGCTGCCAGCCGGATACGCACGAAGGCATCGATCGGGTTCCGCATGCCGGCGACTGGCGACAGGGCAGGAACTTCGGGACGTACAGGCGCCTTGAGCGACCACCAATCGAGACCGGCACGCTTGTCAGTCGTGAAATCGTAGGGGCTGAGCCGTCGATCCGCAGGCCAGGGAGCGCCGCACGCAATCCAGCGTGTGAGCTTTGCGACATCCTCAGCAGAAACTGGTGCCGCCTTGTCCGACGGCGGCATTTCGCCATCGTGCACGCGCTTCAGCAAGGGACTGTCGTCTGGGTTGCCAACGACGATTGCGGCGCCGCTATCACCGCCGGCCAGCGCTAACTCGCGGTTGGTAAAGTTCAGCCCTCCGGCAGGATCGGTGCCGGCATGGCAACCCAGGCATTGCTTCACTAACAGCGGCGCGATCTCGCCGAGGAAGTCGACCGCGGCGCTCGGCTCGTCGGCCACGGCCGACGACGTCAACAACAACAGCACGACGAGTGCCCGGCAAATCACATGCTGGCGATAGCGACTCGCACAGGGGATTGCCATGTGAGACCTGGGCGGCGGGTGCTGGCGGGATTTGGCAACGCCAACCGATGAGGCGCCGGGGCGAACAATGCCGAGGCCCCGCATCCATTAACTATCACAAAGTATAACGACGGCCGAGAACGCAAACAACGATTGGATGACCGGCGAAGGCTTCGTTCCGCAGCGCGGTGGTTCACTGCACGATTGGCGTTCCGACGCATACCCCATTTCCCACTCACATTGGACGGGGTTATAGTCCCAAGACCCGATCCGCTTTCCATGAGTTTAGCAAGGAGATCGAGAATGTGTCGTTTGGCCGTTTACCTTAGCCTTGTCGCATTGCCAGTGTTGACGGTTATCGCAAGGGCGGCTCCTCCGGCCGATCAGCCTGTTGCGCGAATCGCATTTGGTTCCTGTGCTCGGCAAGAAGAGCCGCAACCGATCTGGGACAAGATCGTGGACCTGCATCCGGATCTGTTTCTGTTCATTGGCGACAACATCTACGGCGATAGCGCCGATATGGAAGTGCTCAAGGCCCGCTACGCCAAACTGGGCGCCATGCCGGGCTTCCAAAAGCTGCGTGCCAGCTGTCCGTTGCTGGCGACTTGGGATGATCACGATTACGGCATCAATGACGGCGGCCGCGATTTCCCTCAGCGCGACGCGTCGCAAAAGGTGTTCCTCGATTTTTTCGGCGACCCTCCCGGCAGCGAACGGCGCCACCGCCCCGGCGTTTACACTGCGCAAGTATTCGGCCCGGTGGGCAAGCGCGTGCAGATCATCCTGCTCGATACGCGCTACTTTCGTAGTCCTTTGAAGGCGGCTCCCAAGGGAGACCCGCGCGGCCCCTATGTGCCGACCGACGATCCCGCGGCGACGATGTTGGGGGACGCGCAATGGGTCTGGCTGGCAGAACAGCTGAAGGTGCCGGCCGAGGTCCGGATCATCGCTTCCAGCATACAGGTCGTGGCCGAGGATCATGGTTACGAGAAGTGGATGAACATGCCGGCCGAACGCGAGCGGCTTTTCAAGGCCATTCGCGATGCCCACGCGGCGGGCATCATCCTATTGAGTGGCGACCGGCACCTGGCCGAACTGTCGATGATCGACGCAGGCATTGGCTACCCACTGTACGATCTGACCTCAAGCGGTCTGAACGCCGGCGGCAAGAAATGGCGCGGCTATGAAGAAAACCGCCACCGCGTGGGGACCATGAACTGGGGCGATAACTTCGGCATGGTCACGATCGATTGGTCGCAGTCGGATCCGCGTATCGCGCTGTCGATCTACGATGACGAGGGGGACGTGAACATCCGCCGCAAAATCCGATTAAGCACTCTGCAGCCGGGAGTGATCGGCAAGTGATTCCAGCCAAAATCCCGCGGTGCGATGGCGGCGGCGCGTCTTTAGTCACCACCCGCGTCGAGGCATCGCTACGGTGGTAATCGTTGCAGGGCAATCGTTGCAGTGGAAATCGCTACAGCGGACGGCGCGGCAGATGGCGAGGATAGGGAAGCGGCTCCGTCGGCGGCAAAGGTCCGTCGCCTGATTCAATCCAACTGCGCCGATCCTCTTCGCTGGCGTAATACCGCAGCCAAACATCGGGATCCCCACCGGCGTCCGCACAATCCCAGTGCAGAAAATTGTCTGATCGCTGCAGGTTCTTTTCCGGCGACGGAAGAATGTCGCGGAAAATCAAACAATACAACTGACGATCCGACAGATGGTCCGTGAAATCGAGCACGATCCGTTTGTCATACAACCTCTGGATCGTATCCCACAGTATGTCGTGCAACTGTTCGTCTGTGAGAGTCTCGGGCCGCGGCAGCAGTAGCGGCGGTTGGAACCACTCGCCAATAGGCAATACAGGCGCGCGCTCCCAGGCGAGCATGCTGGCGAGATACTCGTTTTCGACCGGCGTGGGAAGCTCGCCGACGTTCAATTGGCTGATCGAGTCGTCCAGAAACGGCTCGAGCTCGTCGCGCAGCTGTGCATTGCGCAACAAGTGCTCGACATCGTCGGATCGACTGAGAGGGACTTCGGCCATAGTGTGGATGACCCAACTGCGCTCTTGAGATGCGGATCGCGTATCGTGAATCTTGAATTTAACAGCAATTGCAAACCGATCAAGATATTGGTCTACCTGCGCGCGTTGCTTTGTTGGCAACTGGGTGAAATGCACCACTACGACCCCTACGGGAAGCTCGCACAATCCGTACGACCGACAAAGTCACTGATTGTCGTTATAAATTCCACGACCAAAGAGTGAAGCTAGCACGTAGCTCTGTCGACGGCGCGTGCCGTCCGGCGCCCGACCAGAGGTGCGATGAGACTCGATGCCCGCAGTATCAATTGTCGAAAATCGGACGACAGCCGACGGCCACGAAAGCTTTCGAGCACGCCGTCCGCAGGTCGGGGGCCGAAGTCGAACTTGAGCGTGCCGTCCTCAGGAACAGATCGAGGTGGCTTTGGCTGATGCCATCGCGCCGTCGGCCTGTTGAATACGCTCGTGAATCTCGCCCCGATGAACTGGGACTTCGGCAGGGGCGTCGATACCGATCCGCACCCTCCCACGACCAAGTTGCACGACGGTGATCGTGACCGATTCACCGATCCTGATGGCCTGCCCTGATTTTCTGGTCAGCACCAACATGGTCACCTCCCTGAAGGTTTGAAGGGGATCGCAGGTTGTCACGTCCGTGCCAGCACTCTAACGGCCTTACATGAGGCAATCGTGAGCGAGCCGACAGGAATTCGTGATTCGCACGCGGTCCAGCGCACAATCTTTCTCAGGCCAGGGGGACTACGGCAGCTTCGGCCCGTAAGACCGTGGCGGCGCTAACCCGGCACAGAGCACGGGGGTTGCTCTAAGTCCTGCTGTGATTTGCTGGTAGGCGGCATTCGCTGCATTGATTACCGAAGCCCTCCACCCCCCAATCCCGATCGCACCGGAGACAAACCAGGGCGAATGAACTGGCGGCAAGGACTGTTGCTTGGTTATGGGCGGGCGGGTAGCTTAAAGGTCGACCAGAGGCCTCTTTCGGCACGTTTTCCGAGTGTGCTGTGTGTTGGTCTGGCGCGCCCGATGCTTTTTGCCTTCGGCGACCCATGTCAGGCCGTGACTCCACGCAAGAAACGCGCTCCCGCCCTAGCCACCGAACATATGAAAGGCGCATTGCCCATGTCACGCGCGAACCGTCGAACGTTCCTCAAAACTTCGCTCGCTGCAGCCGCCGGCGCATCGGCGTTTACTATTGCCGGTACGAAATCGACCGGACGGGTGTTGGGCGCCAATGATACGATCCGCATCGCCATCGCGGGTCTGAACGGCCGTGGCGGCGAGCACGTTAAGCAGTTCTCGAACATGGAGAACGTGCAGATCACGTACTTGGTAGATCCCGATTCCAGGGCCCTCGGCCAACGGCTGCCCGGTAAGCCCTCGCATGCTGAGACGATCAAATCGAAATCGGGTGTCGAGCCCAAGCAGATCAAGGACATCCGCGAAGCTCTCGACGATCCGAATGTCGACGCGATTACGATCGCCACGCCAAATCACTGGCATTCGCTGATGACGATTTGGGCCTGCCAGGCAGGTAAAGACGTCTACGTCGAAAAGCCGTGCAGCCACAACATTCACGAAGGGCGCATCGCCGTCGATACAGCTCGCAAGCACAATCGCATCGTGCAGCACGGCACGCAAAGCCGTTCGAGCAACGGTTGGGCCGGAGCCGTCGAGTTCATCCGCTCGGGCGCGGCGGGCAAATTAAAGGTTTCCCGCGCACTGTGCTACAAGCCTCGCGGCAGCATCCGCTTTCAGACCCCATCGGACCCGCCGGAGCAATTGGACTTCAATCTTTGGCTCGGACCAGCGCCACAGCAGGCATATCATAAGAACCTGGTGCCCTATAATTGGCACTGGTTCTGGGATACCGGCAACGGCGATATCGGCAACCAGGGCGTGCATCAGATGGACGTGGCCCGCTGGGGCATTCCTAACGCCACGCTCCCCAAAAGCGTGATCAGCCTCGGTGGCCGATTTGGCTATGAAGATCAGGGTCAGACGCCCAACTCGCAGATTTCCGTTATGGATTTTGGTGACACTCAATTGATCTTCGAGGTGCGCGGGCTGCGTACGCCCGAGTATCACGAAGAGAAGATCGGCAACTTCTTCCATTGCGAAGGGGGCTTGGTGACGGAAGGAAAGTTCTACCCCAACGGCAGTAGCGAACCGCAGCCCATCGCCGGTGCGCCGCG from the Pirellulales bacterium genome contains:
- the csrA gene encoding carbon storage regulator CsrA; translated protein: MLVLTRKSGQAIRIGESVTITVVQLGRGRVRIGIDAPAEVPVHRGEIHERIQQADGAMASAKATSICS
- a CDS encoding alkaline phosphatase D family protein, translating into MCRLAVYLSLVALPVLTVIARAAPPADQPVARIAFGSCARQEEPQPIWDKIVDLHPDLFLFIGDNIYGDSADMEVLKARYAKLGAMPGFQKLRASCPLLATWDDHDYGINDGGRDFPQRDASQKVFLDFFGDPPGSERRHRPGVYTAQVFGPVGKRVQIILLDTRYFRSPLKAAPKGDPRGPYVPTDDPAATMLGDAQWVWLAEQLKVPAEVRIIASSIQVVAEDHGYEKWMNMPAERERLFKAIRDAHAAGIILLSGDRHLAELSMIDAGIGYPLYDLTSSGLNAGGKKWRGYEENRHRVGTMNWGDNFGMVTIDWSQSDPRIALSIYDDEGDVNIRRKIRLSTLQPGVIGK
- a CDS encoding Gfo/Idh/MocA family oxidoreductase gives rise to the protein MSRANRRTFLKTSLAAAAGASAFTIAGTKSTGRVLGANDTIRIAIAGLNGRGGEHVKQFSNMENVQITYLVDPDSRALGQRLPGKPSHAETIKSKSGVEPKQIKDIREALDDPNVDAITIATPNHWHSLMTIWACQAGKDVYVEKPCSHNIHEGRIAVDTARKHNRIVQHGTQSRSSNGWAGAVEFIRSGAAGKLKVSRALCYKPRGSIRFQTPSDPPEQLDFNLWLGPAPQQAYHKNLVPYNWHWFWDTGNGDIGNQGVHQMDVARWGIPNATLPKSVISLGGRFGYEDQGQTPNSQISVMDFGDTQLIFEVRGLRTPEYHEEKIGNFFHCEGGLVTEGKFYPNGSSEPQPIAGAPRGPGGGHFQNFIAAVRSRQQSDLNADILDGHYSSALCHLANMSYRLGEEAPFNPRTKAFGDNAEAYETLARMEDYLATTNSLALDGLKYRLGRKITVNAQTEGVIDDSEAAALLTRAYRAPFSVPDKVV